From a region of the Thermomicrobium roseum DSM 5159 genome:
- the nrfD gene encoding NrfD/PsrC family molybdoenzyme membrane anchor subunit yields MAELRSWRHRRAPGEPIGAATRESYYGLPVIHGPHWHWPIVFYFLLGGLAGGSAVLAAAARLLGGRSARPVVRAGRYLAFLAVLPGPLLLIVDLGRPERFHHMLRVIKLRSPMSLGVWGLIAFSLSAFLNALRQAVDDGFFGRSNRLVRGFQQLPDRALAIASTVPAFFLAGYTGVLLGATAVPLWARNALLLGPLFLCSALSSAAATLSLLLARRSQNDRAEQALAQVEFLALTGEVALLEAVHRKSGPVIGRPLRHGAEGRAFAGARATTATALALHGLALLLPRRWRQRLELPASILALAGAFLLRATMVFGGHRSADDPAATFALTRSDE; encoded by the coding sequence ATGGCTGAACTCCGGTCCTGGCGACACCGACGCGCACCTGGCGAGCCTATCGGTGCCGCGACACGTGAAAGCTATTACGGACTCCCCGTCATCCATGGCCCGCATTGGCATTGGCCGATCGTGTTCTACTTCCTCTTGGGCGGACTCGCCGGGGGGAGCGCCGTCCTCGCTGCTGCCGCGCGACTTCTCGGTGGTCGTTCGGCTCGCCCGGTCGTTCGGGCGGGTCGCTATCTCGCCTTCCTCGCTGTCTTGCCCGGTCCCCTGCTGTTGATCGTCGATCTCGGGCGTCCAGAGCGCTTTCATCATATGCTCCGGGTCATCAAGTTGCGTTCGCCGATGTCGCTGGGCGTCTGGGGGTTGATCGCCTTCAGTCTGAGCGCATTCCTCAACGCGCTTCGCCAGGCGGTCGATGACGGCTTCTTCGGCCGTTCGAATCGTCTGGTGCGCGGCTTCCAGCAGCTGCCGGACCGCGCGCTGGCCATCGCGAGCACGGTTCCGGCCTTCTTCCTCGCCGGCTACACTGGTGTCCTGCTCGGCGCTACTGCCGTACCACTTTGGGCACGCAACGCGTTGCTCTTGGGACCGCTGTTTCTCTGCTCGGCGCTTTCCAGCGCTGCTGCCACGCTCTCCCTCCTGCTGGCACGTCGTTCCCAAAATGACCGAGCGGAGCAGGCCCTGGCGCAGGTCGAGTTCCTCGCCCTGACCGGCGAGGTCGCGCTCCTCGAAGCGGTTCACCGGAAGAGCGGTCCGGTGATCGGCCGCCCCTTGCGCCACGGGGCCGAAGGACGCGCGTTCGCCGGTGCCCGCGCAACCACTGCTACTGCACTCGCGCTGCACGGCCTTGCGCTGCTGCTCCCGCGGCGCTGGCGCCAGCGGCTCGAGCTCCCGGCGAGCATCCTCGCTCTGGCGGGAGCCTTCCTTCTCCGGGCGACGATGGTCTTCGGCGGTCATCGCT
- a CDS encoding 4Fe-4S dicluster domain-containing protein, translating to MSSTVPVGRTRARPGAFGFLTDTTLCIGCKACEVACKQWNQLPMDDFGFTGMSYDNTGDLGATTWRHVAFIERISDREGRRPTTLAPFQSNWLMLSDVCKHCVHAGCMEACPTGAIIRTEFDTVVIQQDICNGCGYCVPACPFGVPALSPFDGKAHKCTLCYDRLKDGLEPACAKACPTDAIQFGPVHALMDRARARVSELRAQGVEARIYGDQALGGTGGIGGLNAFFILTAPPEVYNLPAKPELPQRRVLPAFLTTALAALALGIATLFSFRRVGRMQHG from the coding sequence ATGAGCAGCACGGTGCCGGTCGGGCGGACGCGCGCCCGGCCAGGCGCCTTCGGCTTCCTCACCGATACCACCCTCTGCATCGGCTGTAAAGCGTGCGAGGTCGCCTGCAAGCAGTGGAACCAGCTGCCGATGGACGATTTCGGCTTCACCGGCATGAGTTACGACAATACCGGCGATCTCGGCGCGACCACCTGGCGTCATGTCGCCTTCATCGAGCGGATCAGCGATCGGGAAGGGCGACGTCCAACGACCCTCGCGCCGTTCCAGAGCAACTGGCTCATGCTGAGCGACGTCTGCAAGCATTGTGTCCACGCCGGTTGCATGGAGGCATGCCCGACTGGCGCCATCATCCGCACCGAGTTCGATACGGTCGTGATCCAGCAGGATATCTGCAACGGCTGCGGCTACTGTGTTCCGGCCTGCCCCTTCGGCGTCCCCGCCCTCAGTCCATTCGACGGCAAGGCGCACAAGTGCACGCTCTGCTATGACCGGCTCAAGGATGGCCTGGAACCAGCCTGCGCCAAGGCCTGCCCCACCGATGCCATTCAGTTCGGTCCGGTGCATGCTTTGATGGACCGGGCACGAGCGCGGGTCAGCGAACTGCGCGCCCAAGGTGTGGAAGCTCGCATTTACGGTGACCAGGCACTCGGTGGTACCGGCGGCATCGGTGGGCTCAACGCCTTCTTCATCCTGACTGCACCGCCGGAAGTCTATAACCTGCCGGCCAAACCCGAGCTTCCCCAGCGGCGCGTGTTGCCCGCGTTTCTCACCACCGCGCTGGCCGCACTCGCACTCGGCATCGCCACTCTGTTCTCCTTCCGACGAGTGGGAAGGATGCAGCATGGCTGA